The following coding sequences lie in one Arabidopsis thaliana chromosome 3, partial sequence genomic window:
- the OBP1 gene encoding OBF binding protein 1 (OBF binding protein 1 (OBP1); CONTAINS InterPro DOMAIN/s: Zinc finger, Dof-type (InterPro:IPR003851); BEST Arabidopsis thaliana protein match is: Dof-type zinc finger DNA-binding family protein (TAIR:AT5G66940.1); Has 1129 Blast hits to 1124 proteins in 68 species: Archae - 0; Bacteria - 9; Metazoa - 17; Fungi - 6; Plants - 1084; Viruses - 0; Other Eukaryotes - 13 (source: NCBI BLink).): MPTSDSGEPRRIAMKPNGVTVPISDQQEQLPCPRCDSSNTKFCYYNNYNFSQPRHFCKACRRYWTHGGTLRDVPVGGGTRKSAKRSRTCSNSSSSSVSGVVSNSNGVPLQTTPVLFPQSSISNGVTHTVTESDGKGSALSLCGSFTSTLLNHNAAATATHGSGSVIGIGGFGIGLGSGFDDVSFGLGRAMWPFSTVGTATTTNVGSNGGHHAVPMPATWQFEGLESNAGGGFVSGEYFAWPDLSITTPGNSLK, translated from the coding sequence ATGCCGACGTCTGACTCCGGTGAACCACGGCGAATAGCTATGAAACCTAACGGCGTAACAGTTCCGATTTCTGACCAGCAAGAACAGCTTCCATGTCCTCGTTGTGACTCATCCAACACTAAGTTCTGTTactacaacaactacaacTTCTCTCAGCCTCGTCACTTCTGCAAAGCTTGTCGTCGTTACTGGACTCACGGTGGTACTCTCCGTGACGTTCCTGTCGGTGGTGGTACTCGTAAAAGCGCGAAACGTTCCCGCACTTGCTCgaactcttcttcctcctctgtttctggTGTCGTCTCTAACTCTAACGGTGTTCCGTTACAAACGACGCCTGTTCTCTTCCCTCAGTCGTCAATCTCTAACGGCGTTACTCACACAGTAACTGAAAGCGACGGAAAGGGAAGTGCTTTATCTCTCTGTGGAAGTTTCACCTCCACTCTGTTGAACCATAACGCTGCTGCGACGGCTACGCATGGATCCGGTTCGGTTATTGGTATCGGAGGTTTTGGAATCGGACTCGGGTCGGGTTTTGATGACGTCAGCTTTGGACTCGGAAGAGCGATGTGGCCGTTTTCAACTGTTGGTACTGCGACAACGACGAATGTTGGGAGTAACGGTGGTCATCACGCTGTTCCAATGCCAGCCACGTGGCAGTTCGAGGGTTTAGAGAGCAACGCTGGTGGTGGATTTGTCTCCGGTGAGTACTTTGCGTGGCCGGATCTTTCCATCACAACTCCGGGAAACTCACTCAAATGA